The DNA window GCTAAACCAGGGCCTTGAGCCATGAGACGTCTTCAATAGAGCTCTAGTTTGTCTTCTGAGCACGATCTTATCCATTTTTGATTCCTAGGAGACATTCCCAGTACTGAGGGAACCAATTGACATGATTAATTGAAGAACTACGCCACAAAAACATATAGAGGAGTGTGTAGACGCTGAATCAGGTAAAATACCACCCCTCAGATCGACACAAAATCCTCTTGATTCGCCCACACCCTTTAGCCTAAGATGTCCAGTGAGTACACTGTTAGCAATTGCAACTTCCAAGGTTTTATTCCGCTTGGAAAGGGGATATCTGCCCTCGATGGGCTTTCTCATCACTGAGAAGATGCTATTCTAGCCATTATCGTATCATGTAATACAGAGTTCAAGGTAGAATATTGGCGCCATTAGCATAGATGTTCATTAAATTATATTAGAGTTCGGCATATCCACATCGTCACAAATCCATTGCTAGTAGTTTACCCCTTTGTAGGTAATTGTACATGTGTGTATaatgagagagagggaaagggaagagggCTGGCTACAGCTTAGCGAACTCTGCCCCAATTTGGTTGAGCATGGCCGCATGATCCTTGCTATAAGTGTCACCATCTCTGGCGATCACTTCACGCACCCAAGGCCCACGAGGGTTAAATGAAGCCTTGAAAGGCAGGGCCCGCATAACCAGGCCGTAGGTGCATGCAATAGGGTCAACGAGGATGGGCTCGCCCGCCTCCTCAGACAGGCCAGCCTTAATGTCGAATGACCATAGCAGCTGGGCGACGACGATCCAGATAACATTGCGGGCAAAATATCGCCCAGGGCAGGTCCGCCTTCCATAGCCGAAGACGGCAGGGGGGAGGGCTTTGCGCGTtttgccgtcttcgtcgagCCAGCGATCTGGTATGAAATCGTCGGGGTCCGGGCCGAACAAGGCCTCTTCCCGGGAGATTGTCCAAACGTTGGGCACAATGACAGATCCCTTAGGAATGGTATATCCATTGTAGGTAGTCTCCTCCTTGTTCACGTGAGGGACGCCCTCGGGGCCAGCGGGCCGCCAACGGAATATCTCTTCGACAATAGCGGTGACGTACGGCAGGTTGGGCTTGTCATCTGGGGTTGGGCGTCGGTCGCGCCCGACAAcggcatccagctcctcacGTGCCTTAGCGACGAAGCCCTGGTCTTGTGTGATGCAAGCCACCACAAACCAGATCAAGCTGTCTGTAGTGCCGTCCAGCGCGGCGTCGATCATGGTACCAAGCTCAAACGCTAGCTCGTCCAAGGGCATGTCGAGGCTATCCTTTTTGACAGTCTTCTTGAGATGCTTTGATATATTCCAGGCGTCCGACTGCAGGCCCCGCCGAAAGTTTTCGTCGCGCAGATCATACTTAGTCGTGTAGTGATTCTCAGCCTTTGCCTGCCATGGGGCCAAGAAGCCGGGCAGATTATTAAGCATAGGGAACTGGTCAACAATGTGCGCGCCAACCTGGATAAACTCGGAGAACTCATCGTTGAGTTTAACAACGGCGCGAAGCACTGGGTCGTTGTAGTCTTTGACACGGAAGCCATACAGCAACGTATGGATGATGCTAGCTACTGCGCGCTGAAAATGTCCTTGAACGTCAGCACCAGCGCCGCCCGCGTTTTCCAGGAGATCGTGTATCAATTGCTGTGATTCCAGAGTTTGGAAGGGGAGATAGGCGGCTGCCGGCGTCGCGTTTAACACTGAGACCTGTAGCCTCTGATGTTGTCGGAATTGCTCGGTGTAATTCATCATGAGGATGTTGAGTCCTTTCAAGGCCAACTCCGTCGCTAACTGCACTTCGGATTAGCTCATGTTGCACGTACAAGGTGAGAAGAGTAGAGTCTTACAAAAAGACGAGGTCGGTCTGAAAATATGGCTCCACGCTTCGCTAGGAGGTCGTGGGCTACTTTAGACGTAGACAAAATGATGATGGGCTGTCCAAGCATGTTGACGTGAACGATGGGCCCATACTGCTTGCTCCATTCGCGATACGTCCTCCAGCCGTGGGACTTGGGAGCTTGGTGGACATTGCCAATTATCGGCAATGGCTTGGGTCCTGGCGGCAGGGGCAAAGACGAAGTTGATTTACGCCGCGTGACAATACACACGACTATTAGCAGCCCGACAATGGCTATGAACGTTGCTGAATGCATGATGATTGAAATTGGAAGAATAAACACCAGATCTAGAGTGTCGGCGATGGAAGTAGGTTAATTACCCTAAATGGGTTGGAgggggaagagaaaacgGAAGGCAATCACGGCTCCCGTCTGGGGCTAAGAAACCTTATAAGTAGTCGATACTGTATGAGCCACTTGTAGGGGAATTCGCGCAGCTAATGAAAATCAGTGGTGCGTGGTTGGGCTTCAATACAGACGCTACGTGTTACCTCGTTGCCTCTTTCATCTCCGTCGCACAACAAACTGTTGACGGGATTTGACTAAGTACCGTGACCTACTGTACAAGGACCGTAATCATTTTGTATCTGATATGTGCACGCGCTTATCCTTATATACACAGTAATTTAAAAACTTGATTTTTAGCTAATTACCAGAAATAGAGCGTTATTATTGGCTATAGAAACTATGAAAGTTATAAAAACTAAGTAAGTTATGGAAGATATCCTTTGTCATACGCTAGCTCGTCAACTGCCCGAGTGAGCGCCACTGTACGTGGTATTCTTGCTACAGGGTTAGACAAAAATTTCTGTCGAATCGCAGGATATCCGTACGGACTAGTACTGAGGGAACCAATTGACATGATTGATTGAAGAACTATCTAGGAGATCGCTGTTGAGAGCGATCTCCTATTCGCACAATGAAATACGGGTAACTATAAGAATCTCAATACAAGACACTCTTTGACCTCCATATTGGAATCACTGGCAGCGGTCGGTACTAGTGTATACCAAAATTATCGCTTCCGACACAAAGCTTTACTGCGGACATGATGAAATAATGCGTCTTTGATAAATTTGATTTTAATTAGAAAGTAGTTACTAGCTACAGCAAGGTCTTTACTAACTTCAGACTACGTAACGTTGCTCACCCACTGGTTGTTGACGGTAACCGAGGACTTTTAAGGCGTCCCACAGCTGACAGAATTGCATGGATTGTACAGTCACGTCGCCCCAAAAGAGTAATGTAGATTTCCACGTTGTTTTGCATTCCATGTCCAATGCCAGACGTAAATCAGTCTCATTATGGAGTGCAACCAGTGGAAATGCCTCCCCCGCGAGCCCTTCAATGCCCCAAAGGATCCGAGGGTGTAGAAACAGTGGCCGATAAGAAAAGCAGGTCCAATAGCAATTGCAAACATGCATCTTTCAGTCCGGCCTGAGCGGGTCGTGCGTAGTCGATCGGGACGAGTCAGTTAGTTACATGTGGATGATCGTAGCTGAACGTCGATTGTCGCATCCGAACTTCCTGGGTTTCTATGGTACTTGACATATGTACTATTCAGTGGCGTTCCATAAGTCTGAAACCCAGTCCCCCTGACCGCCTTAACAGACCGCCCCCTAGCCAGACCGCCTAACCTCGCGAATATGCTCGGGTTGCGCACCTATAATGCAGCGGCAGAATATTAATAATCAAATAGTTGGGTTTCAGACTTATGGAACGCCACTGTACATCAAGACACAGGGTATCGTGTTGTTTCTGTTTTGAAGAGGAGTAACACAGCCCCCTTGGATCAAGACGATCCAACACAAAGCCAAATAGACTAGACGTTTCAAATGATTTATTACACGTATTGCTTAGTACTCAACGCCCTAGCCTCGTATGGTGGTTTCCCCAGATCCGCGCTTTCCACTAGTTCAACGTATTGGTGCGTACGGACCTGTATGCGATCTGTGTTTGAGGTAATGGTTCCTCCCAGGTTGGATTCCGAAAGCTTCGACTTGGTGTGTGATGAGGCTAGCATTCCAAATCCAAGACGGCTGCGCAAGAAGCTTGCATGCTTGGTCCAGAATAGATGAATGGCAGGCGTGCAGCTGACCATGATGACGACGGCGCTTTCGATAACACTGGTTGCGGGCTTGTCAGTGAGAGGCTCCCcccggggggggggggggggggggttgTGTTGACGTTGATAAACTTACGTGACAAGCAAAGCATTGGCAAAGTTGGTAGAAGATTCCTGGGACTGCGCAGCCTGAAAATACAAACCCAATGTGCTGGCTGCGATGGCGCTATTGAGGCTCATGGTCAGCAAATTCGCTCAAGTCAACCAACAGGGGAGAAAGAGCTGAGCTTACAGAAGACCCGTAGCAAAGGCAAAGGCCAATCCCATCTTCCTACGAAGTGGCATCTTAAGATTCACGATAATTGGAATCGGGAGGACGAATACGATGACATCGACCGCGAGTGATATACAACCACGTGCAATGGTTGCGTTTGTGAGGGCGGTGACGCATGAGAACAAGAATGGCGACGTTGGCTCGTGAAGATCCGGGCTGCACGAGATGCCGGCATACAACAGCGTTATCACGCCGCCCAAAGTtccgaagatgatgagacATAGACACGTCCAGCGCAACCATTTCTTGATTCCAAAGGTTCGAATGAGCATTAAAAGCAGAGGCAACTTCGCGCTGTAAATTGCACCGTTGCCTGAGGCGATTCCGACCGCAACAAGCTGTGAGGAACCATTAGCCAGCAGCCTTGCAGGGAAATAACGTGTAGAGAAGCTATCGCAGCCATACCCTTGTAAGGTGTTCGATCGTTACATCATTAGGGTTCGAGTTCAACACTGTTTTGAACTTGGTCAGTCCTTCTTGTATGGACTCACATCACAGATTGGTGAAAATTTTACCATCAATCAACAGAGAGAACGTGACAGAATTCCATATCAGGAACAGGAGCGCGAGCACGCTTAAGTCTGCCAAGGTAACTTTGGTTAGCCATCGACATTCCCACTGAAACCACAAAAGCTACACCTACAATCATCAGCGTTGAGTTTTCGAAGGTGATTGAAATTAGTCCAAAATCGTAGTGCAATGACGCTAGTAGCAAGTGTACATAGACCGCTCGCCAATCCCACGAAGACTAGAGGCTTCAAGGCAGATGGTTGTACAATGGCTGCAATAGGGTTCATTCCTTCCATTGTATTGCTTCAGCGACGACGTCAAAGCTATGCACACAAATCGTTGGTCAAAGGGAGGTTCCAATGGATAGCTTCTTAGGGGGAGGGCTGAATTGAACCAAAAAACAGATGAATTTAGTCCCGGCTGCAGAGCAGAATTCGTCCCCGTCGCAATATCGGCGTAATTCGTGGTTATCTAAAGTTGGTATTGATAGCAGCGGTGTTTTTTTAGCTATAATTTCTACCCTAGCTCAGCCCGAGGCAAGTTTTGCTAAAGGCGCGTCGTAATGATCGATATCTTAGGTGGTTTCATATTATGAACTGCGGCCCGAAGTTTACAGggtgtcggagtggaattcccactagtaatttactaggatccatcttccgcatcctgatcacctgatctgatccatcagatctaggcgtccagcgtaATTTCcgcattccggcagtttttcccgctttctgccccccTAAAAATTCCAGGATAATtgatagactgaatatcatcgttttcatcattgtcgaatcagactacttggtagaattactagtgattacgcttatttcccatttccacacAGGGGCCATAGAAGTGCTGCAGCCCGTAATTTACAGGGGCCATAAAAGAACTGCGGCCCGTAATTTACAGGGGCCATAGAAGAACTGCGGCCCGAAGTTTACAGGGGTCATAAAAGAACTGCGGCCCGTAATTTACAGGGGCCATAGAAGAACTGCGGCCCGAAGTTTACAGGGGCCATAGAAGAACTGCGGCCCGAAGTTTACAGGGGTCATAAAAGAACTGCGGC is part of the Penicillium psychrofluorescens genome assembly, chromosome: 4 genome and encodes:
- a CDS encoding uncharacterized protein (ID:PFLUO_005800-T1.cds;~source:funannotate) codes for the protein MHSATFIAIVGLLIVVCIVTRRKSTSSLPLPPGPKPLPIIGNVHQAPKSHGWRTYREWSKQYGPIVHVNMLGQPIIILSTSKVAHDLLAKRGAIFSDRPRLFLATELALKGLNILMMNYTEQFRQHQRLQVSVLNATPAAAYLPFQTLESQQLIHDLLENAGGAGADVQGHFQRAVASIIHTLLYGFRVKDYNDPVLRAVVKLNDEFSEFIQVGAHIVDQFPMLNNLPGFLAPWQAKAENHYTTKYDLRDENFRRGLQSDAWNISKHLKKTVKKDSLDMPLDELAFELGTMIDAALDGTTDSLIWFVVACITQDQGFVAKAREELDAVVGRDRRPTPDDKPNLPYVTAIVEEIFRWRPAGPEGVPHVNKEETTYNGYTIPKGSVIVPNVWTISREEALFGPDPDDFIPDRWLDEDGKTRKALPPAVFGYGRRTCPGRYFARNVIWIVVAQLLWSFDIKAGLSEEAGEPILVDPIACTYGLVMRALPFKASFNPRGPWVREVIARDGDTYSKDHAAMLNQIGAEFAKL
- a CDS encoding uncharacterized protein (ID:PFLUO_005801-T1.cds;~source:funannotate) yields the protein MPLRRKMGLAFAFATGLLAIAASTLGLYFQAAQSQESSTNFANALLVTVIESAVVIMVSCTPAIHLFWTKHASFLRSRLGFGMLASSHTKSKLSESNLGGTITSNTDRIQVRTHQYVELVESADLGKPPYEARALSTKQYV